A genome region from Brassica oleracea var. oleracea cultivar TO1000 chromosome C2, BOL, whole genome shotgun sequence includes the following:
- the LOC106327416 gene encoding dehydration-responsive protein RD22-like, translating into MLTRLPLICFLVSVTAIAADLTPERYWNTALPNTPMPNSLRHLFTPDFTDEKSTDVQVGKGGVNVNAGKGKPGGGTAVNVGKGGVYVDTGKGKGTHVSVSGGKGPGGGVGVHTGKPGKRTDVGVGKGGVIVHTRHKGRPVYVGVTPGPNPFVYNYAASETQLHDDPKAALFFLEKDMVPGKAMNLRFNAEDGYDGKTAFLPRGEAETVPFGSEKFSEILNTFSVKPGSEEAEMMKKTIEECEAKRVGGEEKYCATSLESMVDFSVSKLGKYHVRAVSTEVAEKNAPMQKYKIAAPGINKLSDDKSVVCHKQKYPFAVFYCHKAMMTSVYAVPLEGENGLRAKAVAVCHKNTSAWNPNHLAFKMLKVKPGTVPICHFLPETHVVWFSY; encoded by the exons ATGTTGACTCGTCTCCCTTTGATATGTTTTCTTGTTTCAGTCACGGCCATTGCGGCTGACTTAACACCGGAGCGTTATTGGAACACTGCCTTACCAAACACTCCCATGCCAAACTCTCTCCGTCATCTTTTCACGCCAG ATTTCACTGATGAAAAGAGCACCGACGTCCAAGTAGGGAAAGGAGGCGTGAACGTTAACGCCGGAAAAGGTAAACCCGGCGGAGGAACCGCCGTTAACGTTGGAAAAGGAGGTGTGTACGTGGACACAGGCAAGGGCAAGGGAACACACGTGAGCGTTAGCGGCGGAAAGGGTCCCGGAGGAGGCGTTGGAGTCCACACCGGGAAGCCTGGAAAGAGAACCGACGTAGGAGTTGGTAAAGGCGGAGTTATAGTGCACACGCGACACAAGGGCAGGCCGGTCTACGTCGGTGTAACGCCAGGACCAAACCCTTTTGTGTATAACTATGCAGCGAGCGAGACTCAGCTCCACGACGACCCCAAAGCGGCTCTCTTCTTCTTGGAGAAGGACATGGTTCCTGGAAAAGCTATGAACCTCAGGTTTAATGCGGAGGATGGTTACGATGGTAAAACGGCGTTCTTGCCACGTGGGGAGGCGGAAACGGTGCCGTTTGGGTCGGAGAAGTTTTCAGAGATTTTGAATACTTTCTCGGTGAAACCAGGTTCGGAGGAAGCTGAAATGATGAAGAAGACTATTGAGGAGTGTGAAGCGAAAAGAGTTGGGGGAGAGGAGAAGTATTGTGCGACTTCTTTGGAGTCTATGGTCGATTTTAGCGTTTCTAAACTTGGCAAATATCACGTCCGTGCTGTTTCCACTGAG GTGGCTGAGAAGAATGCACCGATGCAAAAGTACAAAATCGCAGCACCCGGAATAAATAAGCTGTCGGACGACAAGTCAGTGGTGTGTCACAAACAGAAGTACCCATTCGCCGTGTTCTACTGCCACAAGGCGATGATGACGAGCGTTTATGCGGTTCCACTCGAAGGAGAGAACGGTCTGCGGGCTAAAGCGGTTGCGGTATGCCACAAGAACACCTCGGCTTGGAACCCAAACCACTTGGCCTTCAAAATGCTTAAGGTGAAGCCTGGGACTGTTCCGATCTGCCATTTCCTCCCTGAGACCCATGTTGTTTGGTTCAGCTATTAG